A genomic window from Streptomyces sp. MST-110588 includes:
- a CDS encoding IS982 family transposase has product MTTDLDTLLTALYVHIDDRLKTPRWRGRPPRLTDAELVTLAVAQAILGFHCEARWLRFAHAHLHGLFPYLPQRPAYNKRLRAALPLVKRAIRSLAIDTDLWLAPLWIVDSTPVECARSRETVRRSDLAGWANYGYCRSHSRFHWGLKLHLVCTPAGLPVTWALADPKIDERQVLAALIDNEPHLASTRPGLLILADKGYIAAELDHFLAAHGVSLLRPSYRNRGTPHPAEPLLKTVRQLIESVNDTLKGQLDLEQHGGRTIDGVGVRVAQRILAMTCAIWHNRIIGAPTTRSLIAYDH; this is encoded by the coding sequence GTGACGACCGATTTAGACACCCTCTTGACGGCACTGTACGTGCATATCGATGACCGTTTGAAGACCCCGCGCTGGCGTGGGCGGCCGCCTCGGCTGACCGACGCCGAACTGGTCACCCTGGCCGTGGCCCAGGCCATCCTGGGCTTCCACTGCGAAGCCCGCTGGCTGCGCTTCGCCCACGCCCACCTGCACGGCCTGTTCCCCTACCTGCCCCAGCGCCCTGCCTACAACAAGCGCCTGCGGGCCGCTCTGCCCCTGGTCAAACGGGCCATCCGATCCCTGGCCATCGACACCGACCTGTGGCTCGCCCCCCTGTGGATCGTGGACTCCACCCCCGTGGAGTGCGCCCGCTCCCGCGAGACCGTGCGCCGCTCCGACCTCGCCGGCTGGGCGAACTACGGCTACTGCCGCTCCCACTCCCGCTTCCACTGGGGCCTGAAACTCCACCTGGTATGCACCCCGGCCGGGCTGCCCGTCACCTGGGCCCTGGCCGACCCCAAGATCGACGAACGCCAGGTTCTGGCCGCGCTCATCGACAACGAGCCGCACCTCGCCAGCACCCGGCCCGGCCTGCTGATCCTGGCCGACAAGGGCTACATCGCCGCCGAACTCGACCACTTCCTCGCCGCCCACGGTGTGAGCCTGCTGCGGCCCTCCTACCGCAACCGCGGCACCCCGCACCCGGCCGAACCTCTGCTCAAGACGGTCCGCCAGCTGATCGAGTCGGTCAACGACACCCTCAAGGGCCAGCTCGACCTCGAACAGCACGGCGGCCGCACCATCGACGGCGTCGGCGTCCGGGTGGCCCAGCGCATCCTGGCGATGACCTGCGCCATCTGGCACAACCGCATCATCGGCGCACCTACCACCAGGTCACTGATCGCCTACGACCACTGA
- a CDS encoding DUF4365 domain-containing protein, translated as MATEATSWQKEQVSRAYVHALATQGGYTLCDWNVDKDGVDVTLRSGAWMVDIQLKCTQSPRIVRGGFSFDLDIETYDKLRDPDRSAPGHLALLIVPPDIGRWVIHQQESIILACHGYWASLHGLGAANGSATTAIHLPEHQQLTVKAMGTMFDAARRMTSPAGRGVN; from the coding sequence GTGGCGACAGAGGCAACGAGTTGGCAGAAGGAACAAGTCAGCCGGGCCTATGTGCATGCCCTCGCTACACAGGGTGGTTACACCCTCTGCGACTGGAACGTGGACAAGGACGGCGTCGACGTCACCCTCCGCTCAGGTGCGTGGATGGTGGACATCCAGCTCAAGTGCACACAGAGCCCCCGCATCGTCCGCGGTGGATTCAGCTTTGACCTCGACATCGAGACGTACGACAAGCTGCGCGACCCCGATCGTTCGGCCCCGGGCCATCTCGCGTTGCTGATCGTGCCTCCGGACATCGGACGATGGGTCATCCACCAGCAGGAATCGATCATTCTCGCATGCCATGGCTACTGGGCCTCTCTCCATGGACTGGGGGCTGCGAACGGCAGCGCCACCACGGCGATCCACTTACCCGAGCATCAGCAGCTCACGGTGAAAGCCATGGGCACCATGTTCGACGCCGCGCGTCGTATGACCAGCCCTGCCGGCCGAGGGGTGAACTGA
- a CDS encoding serine hydrolase domain-containing protein produces MTSTTPSRLSRRAALGTALAGALLLTSALPATAATPAATARSSSNSHPTGSHPHPLPPLDTDALRAAISDLNHPQVTGAQVRVDGTAGRWQGTAGVADIKTGRPIGPNDKFRIGSITKVFVATVVLQLSAEHRVDLNAPIQRYLPGLLPDRFPPITITQLLNHTSGLPDESGPDIPDTSTPEKVLQHRYDQWTPERIVATVTRAKKMKFTPGSKQEYRGINYVLAAMLIEKVTGHSYGKEIATRILRPLHLNNTSVPGNDPKIHGPHVHGYLAMTDGTLKDATDFNQTVAWGEGEMISTTRDLDRFISALFTPGKLLPPATLNQMFTLPAKHVHMLDGSPARYSTGLQTVTINGITVWGKTGERYGYYSAMVSTKDQQRRAIYSFNPTHRDATQTQLALRIANALTTPPAPTHS; encoded by the coding sequence ATGACATCAACCACACCTTCCCGCCTGTCCCGCCGAGCGGCCCTGGGCACGGCCCTGGCCGGCGCACTGCTCCTGACCTCCGCCCTCCCCGCCACCGCAGCCACCCCCGCAGCCACCGCCCGGTCATCGAGCAACTCCCACCCCACCGGTTCCCACCCCCACCCCCTCCCGCCCCTGGACACAGACGCCCTGCGCGCCGCCATCTCCGACCTGAACCACCCCCAGGTCACCGGGGCGCAGGTCAGAGTCGACGGCACGGCCGGCCGGTGGCAGGGCACCGCAGGAGTGGCCGACATCAAAACCGGACGCCCCATAGGGCCGAACGACAAGTTCCGCATCGGCAGCATCACCAAGGTCTTCGTCGCAACCGTCGTCCTCCAGCTCTCCGCCGAACACCGCGTGGACCTCAACGCGCCGATCCAGCGCTACCTGCCCGGTCTGCTGCCCGACCGCTTCCCCCCGATCACCATCACCCAACTGCTGAACCACACCAGCGGACTGCCCGACGAAAGCGGCCCCGACATCCCGGACACGAGCACCCCGGAAAAGGTCCTCCAGCACCGTTACGACCAGTGGACCCCCGAGCGGATCGTGGCCACGGTCACCCGTGCGAAAAAGATGAAGTTCACCCCGGGCAGCAAGCAGGAATACCGCGGCATCAACTACGTCCTGGCCGCCATGCTCATAGAGAAGGTCACCGGCCACTCCTACGGCAAGGAAATAGCGACCCGCATCCTCCGCCCGCTGCACCTGAACAACACCTCGGTCCCCGGCAACGACCCGAAGATCCACGGCCCCCACGTCCACGGCTACCTCGCGATGACGGACGGCACCCTCAAAGACGCCACGGACTTCAACCAGACCGTAGCCTGGGGCGAAGGAGAAATGATCTCCACCACCCGCGACCTGGACCGCTTCATCTCCGCCCTCTTCACCCCCGGCAAGCTCCTCCCCCCGGCCACCCTCAACCAGATGTTCACCCTCCCCGCCAAGCACGTACACATGCTGGACGGCTCACCGGCCCGCTACAGCACCGGCCTCCAAACCGTCACCATCAACGGCATCACCGTCTGGGGCAAAACCGGCGAACGCTACGGCTACTACTCGGCCATGGTCTCCACCAAAGACCAACAGCGCCGCGCCATCTACTCCTTCAACCCCACCCACCGAGACGCCACCCAAACCCAACTCGCCCTCCGCATAGCCAACGCCCTAACCACACCCCCCGCCCCCACCCACTCCTAA